Proteins found in one Timaviella obliquedivisa GSE-PSE-MK23-08B genomic segment:
- a CDS encoding LysR family transcriptional regulator has protein sequence MVNLEWYRSFVDVYRVGTVSGAAKALHLTQPAVSQHIAALESTLGMVLFQRMPRRMLPTEAGKRLYTRVVAAIEALESIPTKATFADAPLMIRLGTPTEFFSEYVLERLPKLENTLLVTQFGLVQDLIEQLLAKQIDCAIATQKIAKPELEYQLIFEEHFWLIGPPTAVVPQSLDPTQMDLTALEQWLRSKAWIAYSEDLPIIRRFWRVVFGRRLDVNPQFIIPDLRSIREAIAQGLGYSILPDYLCTEWISDRQLTLVLQPTKAVTNSIWLAYRKSERQSQQITLLLDWLNVSR, from the coding sequence ATGGTTAATTTGGAATGGTATCGTAGCTTTGTGGATGTGTATCGGGTGGGAACCGTGTCGGGCGCTGCGAAAGCCTTGCATCTGACACAACCTGCTGTAAGCCAGCATATTGCCGCGCTGGAATCGACCCTAGGAATGGTGCTATTTCAACGGATGCCCCGACGGATGCTGCCTACTGAAGCAGGAAAGCGTTTGTATACTCGCGTGGTGGCGGCGATCGAAGCCTTAGAATCGATTCCGACTAAAGCAACTTTCGCCGATGCGCCTTTGATGATTCGGTTAGGTACGCCGACGGAATTTTTTAGTGAATATGTTTTAGAACGTTTGCCGAAGTTGGAAAATACTTTATTAGTAACGCAGTTTGGACTGGTGCAAGATCTGATTGAGCAACTGTTAGCCAAGCAGATTGATTGTGCGATCGCCACTCAAAAAATTGCCAAACCAGAGTTAGAATATCAGCTTATTTTTGAAGAGCACTTTTGGCTAATCGGACCTCCTACCGCAGTAGTTCCCCAGTCACTAGATCCAACGCAGATGGATTTGACGGCTCTTGAACAATGGCTCAGATCCAAAGCTTGGATCGCCTACAGCGAAGATTTACCCATTATTCGGCGGTTTTGGCGCGTCGTTTTTGGTAGGCGATTGGATGTTAATCCTCAGTTTATCATTCCAGATTTGCGCAGTATTCGAGAAGCGATCGCCCAAGGACTTGGCTACAGTATTCTACCCGACTATCTCTGCACAGAGTGGATTAGCGATCGCCAATTAACGTTGGTTTTGCAGCCCACTAAAGCCGTCACAAACTCAATCTGGTTAGCTTACCGCAAGTCAGAACGGCAGTCACAACAGATAACGCTACTGTTAGATTGGCTGAATGTGAGCCGTTGA
- a CDS encoding pre-peptidase C-terminal domain-containing protein, producing the protein MAQDNSLAKARNVAALSGLNVFRDSVGRKDKNDFYTFTLNRSSSFTLNLSQLKNNVNVELIQAGQTLLKSARSGKKPEAIATTLSAGTYHIRVYRGRNDSKYRLQLSASPIASAVDSPLSDPNPVGGSLEPPPIVPIPRVPIPQLLSTSGSEIGSIDPTTGIFSPLANISTSYNDIASAPNGGLFGVSSNSLYQIDPATGGSSRVGSLGTFINMNSLAFTPSNNLYAAGGSGFYFINTATGTASLVANIPGFNSSGDLLYDDASGRFLATSNAPFPTKDSLYSIGLGGDATVIGSVGFDSVWGLAIAKGTLYGYTSNRLQIIINPTTGMGKFDRMVTGTVNQIYGAT; encoded by the coding sequence ATGGCACAAGATAATAGCTTGGCGAAAGCGCGTAATGTTGCTGCGCTCAGTGGGTTGAACGTATTTCGTGATTCTGTCGGGCGCAAGGATAAAAACGATTTCTATACCTTCACGCTCAATCGCAGCAGTAGCTTTACTCTGAACCTGTCTCAGTTGAAAAACAACGTTAATGTTGAGCTAATTCAAGCGGGTCAGACGCTTCTAAAATCTGCCAGATCTGGGAAGAAACCTGAGGCGATCGCCACCACTTTATCCGCCGGAACTTACCATATCCGGGTTTATCGCGGTCGTAACGACAGCAAATATCGTCTTCAATTAAGCGCATCGCCTATTGCCTCAGCAGTTGACTCTCCCTTATCTGATCCTAATCCGGTAGGAGGTAGCCTTGAGCCACCGCCTATTGTCCCCATTCCGCGTGTTCCCATTCCCCAATTGCTCTCAACCAGTGGATCAGAAATCGGTTCCATTGACCCTACCACTGGTATCTTTTCGCCCTTAGCAAATATCAGCACCTCGTACAACGACATTGCCTCCGCTCCGAACGGTGGGCTGTTTGGGGTTTCATCTAATTCGCTCTACCAAATTGATCCAGCGACAGGTGGGTCATCCCGTGTTGGCAGTCTGGGCACCTTCATAAACATGAATTCTCTGGCGTTTACACCCTCTAACAACCTTTATGCAGCGGGTGGATCAGGGTTCTATTTCATTAATACTGCTACTGGGACAGCTTCACTCGTTGCCAACATTCCAGGCTTCAACAGTAGTGGCGATTTGCTTTACGATGATGCCTCCGGTCGATTTTTAGCCACCTCAAATGCTCCGTTCCCAACCAAAGATTCTCTGTACTCCATCGGGCTAGGTGGTGATGCTACAGTGATTGGTAGCGTTGGGTTTGACAGCGTTTGGGGATTAGCGATCGCCAAGGGCACTCTGTACGGCTATACCTCCAACCGTCTGCAAATTATCATCAATCCCACCACTGGCATGGGAAAATTCGATCGAATGGTTACTGGAACTGTCAATCAAATCTATGGAGCGACTTAA
- a CDS encoding methyltransferase: MNDKSEKLKIAQSFGQAALTYHAEASLQKNCATKLLALLESWEVPSGVLLEIGCGTGFLTQELCDRFPNHPFQVTDLSAEMLHFCQAHLQIAPDRAPVSFRQMDGETLEGNERYGLIVANFVIQWFKHPVESLLGWLERLKPTGILCLAFPTCDSFPEWRQACESLQIPFTANSLPNSQFLIQALSKVSQDSYLQEEIFCTTHRNASDFFRGLKSIGASVNTSKQKSSVVEMKKLIRYWDGNVNKMGENNVLQVHHHVAFLLIQR; encoded by the coding sequence ATGAACGATAAGTCTGAGAAACTGAAAATTGCCCAAAGTTTTGGACAAGCGGCATTAACGTACCATGCTGAAGCATCGTTACAAAAAAACTGCGCGACAAAACTTTTAGCTCTGCTGGAATCATGGGAAGTGCCTTCAGGAGTGTTGTTAGAGATAGGTTGCGGAACAGGTTTTTTAACTCAGGAATTGTGCGATCGCTTCCCTAATCACCCGTTCCAAGTCACTGATCTCTCAGCCGAGATGTTGCACTTTTGCCAAGCCCATTTACAGATCGCACCCGATCGCGCTCCAGTCTCGTTTCGGCAGATGGATGGTGAAACGCTAGAGGGTAATGAACGCTATGGATTAATTGTGGCGAATTTTGTCATTCAGTGGTTTAAGCATCCTGTAGAAAGTTTATTAGGTTGGCTAGAACGATTGAAGCCTACTGGAATTCTATGCTTAGCATTTCCAACTTGTGATTCTTTTCCAGAGTGGCGGCAGGCTTGTGAATCTCTCCAAATTCCGTTCACGGCAAATTCACTACCCAATTCTCAGTTTTTAATACAAGCGTTATCTAAGGTGTCCCAAGATTCATATTTGCAAGAGGAGATATTCTGTACAACACATCGGAACGCGAGTGATTTTTTTAGAGGGCTAAAATCTATAGGAGCTAGCGTGAATACTTCAAAACAAAAGTCATCTGTCGTTGAGATGAAGAAGTTGATTCGATATTGGGATGGTAACGTTAATAAAATGGGAGAAAATAATGTTTTACAAGTTCATCATCATGTCGCTTTTTTGTTGATTCAACGATAA
- a CDS encoding type 1 glutamine amidotransferase domain-containing protein produces the protein MSQKVLIVLTSHNTLGDTGKETGFYLSEVSHPVEVFDRAGLTVEYVSPKGGKAPMTGSDRTDPINAAFLDNPEKMAQVENTLHPTQINPSEYAAIFYAGGHGTMWDFPGNGDLARIAATIYEQGGIVGAVCHGPAGLVNIQLSNQEYLVDGKTVSGFTNEEEAAVGLTTVVPFLLETMLIDRGATVEKAPNFQAKTVVSDRLVTGQNPASAAGVGEQIVALLKQKIF, from the coding sequence ATGTCTCAGAAAGTTCTAATTGTTCTGACCAGCCACAATACACTGGGCGACACAGGCAAAGAAACCGGATTTTACCTATCAGAAGTTAGCCATCCGGTTGAGGTTTTCGATCGCGCAGGCTTAACGGTTGAATACGTCAGCCCTAAAGGTGGAAAAGCACCTATGACTGGCAGCGATCGCACTGATCCAATTAATGCAGCATTCCTCGACAATCCTGAAAAAATGGCGCAGGTCGAAAATACCCTGCATCCTACTCAAATTAATCCATCGGAGTATGCCGCAATTTTCTACGCAGGTGGACATGGCACCATGTGGGATTTTCCTGGGAATGGTGATCTTGCTCGGATTGCTGCCACCATCTATGAGCAGGGCGGCATCGTAGGCGCTGTCTGTCATGGCCCTGCTGGATTGGTCAATATTCAACTCTCAAACCAGGAATATTTAGTGGATGGAAAGACCGTTTCTGGCTTTACTAATGAGGAAGAGGCAGCAGTTGGATTGACCACAGTAGTACCGTTTCTGCTAGAGACAATGCTGATAGATCGCGGAGCAACGGTAGAAAAAGCGCCGAATTTTCAGGCAAAAACTGTAGTAAGCGATCGCTTAGTAACAGGACAAAATCCGGCATCCGCAGCAGGTGTGGGTGAACAGATCGTTGCGCTGTTGAAGCAAAAAATCTTCTAA
- a CDS encoding YdiU family protein produces MLKKNASSTYLVNQPTVLNPFFSLSYEPALESLGEDYGDRVTAEAFPQHTLRFRNDDIFPILGLDPQKVTDDHFTEAFGAFAGSQPCLALRYHGYQFGDYNPQLGDGRGFLYGQVRGTDGELYDFGTKGSGRTPYSRGGDGRLTLKGGVREVLAAEMLYRLGVRTSRCLSLVETGEGLWRGDEPSPTRSSVMVRFSRSHIRFGTFERLHYLGRKDLIKTLLDHVIKYYYPHLLNKDDSYVRFYAELVMRVAELAAQWMSVGFCHAVLNTDNMSITGESFDYGPYAFINQYDPQFTAAYFDYYGRYCYGNQPGVCVWNLQMLQVPLKAVIDPMEMESALAGFYSHFQTVYRQRMLSKLGLEIGFDAVSEAIADGLLKRTLQLLGESKAGYHDFFMSLREQFSASWREDEGKIFEQITGTLSGDTSSFEQWRSLYYQVLNSLPPNEMEAIAHRLAQHNPTTVLIRPEIEAVWEAIAQEDNWQPFQDLLSRIKRSVVE; encoded by the coding sequence ATGCTAAAGAAGAATGCTTCATCTACATATCTCGTGAATCAACCGACTGTATTGAACCCGTTCTTTTCACTTTCGTACGAGCCAGCTTTAGAGAGCTTGGGCGAAGATTATGGCGATCGCGTCACTGCCGAAGCTTTTCCCCAGCATACCCTGCGGTTTCGCAACGATGACATTTTTCCTATCCTGGGGCTAGACCCACAGAAGGTTACTGATGATCATTTTACCGAAGCCTTTGGCGCTTTTGCCGGATCGCAGCCCTGCCTTGCCCTCCGCTACCACGGCTATCAGTTTGGGGATTATAACCCTCAACTAGGCGACGGACGAGGATTTCTGTATGGGCAAGTGCGGGGCACAGATGGCGAATTGTACGACTTTGGCACCAAAGGTTCGGGCAGAACGCCCTACTCACGGGGTGGCGATGGGCGGCTAACGTTGAAAGGAGGAGTGCGGGAAGTGCTGGCGGCTGAAATGCTGTACCGCTTGGGGGTGAGAACTTCTCGGTGTCTTAGTCTAGTGGAGACAGGGGAAGGACTTTGGCGGGGAGATGAACCTTCGCCAACTCGCTCTTCAGTCATGGTAAGGTTTTCGCGATCGCACATTCGCTTTGGCACCTTTGAGCGACTGCATTATTTGGGGCGAAAAGATCTGATTAAAACGCTGTTAGATCACGTCATTAAGTATTACTATCCGCATCTGTTGAACAAGGATGATTCCTACGTTCGCTTCTATGCCGAGCTAGTCATGCGCGTTGCAGAACTGGCTGCCCAGTGGATGTCGGTTGGGTTTTGTCATGCCGTTTTGAATACCGACAATATGTCCATTACGGGCGAAAGCTTTGACTATGGCCCCTACGCTTTTATTAACCAATACGATCCACAATTCACTGCTGCCTATTTCGACTATTACGGACGGTACTGCTATGGCAACCAGCCCGGAGTATGCGTTTGGAATTTGCAAATGTTGCAAGTTCCCCTGAAAGCGGTTATTGACCCGATGGAAATGGAGTCGGCTTTGGCAGGGTTTTATTCGCATTTTCAAACGGTTTATCGGCAGCGCATGTTAAGTAAGCTAGGGCTTGAGATTGGCTTTGATGCGGTGTCTGAGGCGATCGCGGATGGGTTGTTGAAGCGAACGTTGCAGCTTTTGGGGGAAAGCAAGGCAGGGTATCACGACTTTTTTATGAGTTTAAGGGAGCAGTTTTCAGCAAGTTGGCGAGAGGATGAGGGAAAGATTTTTGAGCAAATTACTGGGACTTTAAGTGGAGACACTAGTTCTTTTGAGCAATGGCGATCGCTTTATTACCAAGTCTTAAATAGTCTGCCACCCAATGAAATGGAGGCGATTGCTCACCGACTAGCCCAGCATAATCCTACAACGGTGTTGATTAGACCGGAGATTGAAGCGGTGTGGGAGGCGATCGCCCAGGAAGACAATTGGCAACCGTTTCAAGATCTTTTGAGCCGGATTAAGCGATCGGTTGTGGAGTAG
- a CDS encoding DUF2442 domain-containing protein, whose product MSPKVIQVEPLSDFTLRLFFDNGEVKCFDVSPYLEKGIFVELKNIQYFKQVKPFFGGVQWLHEQDFSAHTLYLESQTNTDQEVA is encoded by the coding sequence ATGTCTCCAAAAGTTATACAGGTTGAACCATTATCAGATTTCACACTACGGCTATTCTTCGATAATGGTGAGGTAAAATGCTTCGATGTTAGTCCCTATTTAGAAAAAGGGATCTTTGTAGAGCTGAAGAATATTCAATACTTTAAACAGGTCAAACCCTTCTTTGGCGGTGTGCAATGGCTCCACGAACAAGACTTTAGCGCTCACACCTTGTACCTAGAAAGCCAGACTAATACAGACCAAGAAGTGGCATAA
- the bioD gene encoding dethiobiotin synthase, which yields MLFPPQFFITGTDTNIGKTVVSALLTLGLRYAYWKPVQSGLTPITDTEFIRSATGLDASYFIPERYRLTQSLSPHAAAKIDSVKIALSDFQLPATDKPGLIVEGAGGLMVPLNDQDLMIDLIRSLNLPVCLVTRSTLGTINHTLMSIATLQHAKIPILGVIINGQKNQSNREAIAHYGKVPILAELEPLVTITPATLKVAFQQLF from the coding sequence ATGCTCTTCCCTCCCCAATTTTTCATCACCGGAACCGACACTAACATCGGTAAAACCGTCGTCTCTGCTCTGCTCACTTTAGGTTTACGCTATGCCTACTGGAAGCCCGTCCAATCCGGTTTAACCCCCATCACCGACACCGAATTTATCCGCTCTGCCACAGGCTTAGATGCCTCCTACTTTATACCAGAGCGCTACCGCCTTACCCAATCGCTCTCGCCCCACGCTGCCGCAAAAATTGATAGCGTTAAGATTGCCCTCAGCGATTTTCAACTCCCCGCAACCGACAAACCCGGCTTAATCGTCGAAGGCGCTGGCGGATTAATGGTGCCCCTGAATGATCAAGATTTAATGATTGATTTAATTCGATCGCTCAACCTACCTGTGTGTCTCGTCACCCGCAGTACGCTCGGCACAATTAACCACACGTTGATGTCGATCGCTACCCTCCAGCACGCTAAAATTCCAATTCTAGGTGTCATTATTAATGGGCAAAAGAATCAAAGTAATCGAGAGGCGATCGCCCATTATGGTAAAGTTCCCATACTTGCTGAACTAGAGCCACTTGTTACCATCACCCCCGCCACCCTCAAAGTAGCATTCCAGCAATTGTTTTAA
- a CDS encoding DUF4160 domain-containing protein, which produces MPVISMFYGIVVLMYYFDNQKHHTPHIHVKYQEDEAVLAIPEGNLLEGKIRSSKLKLVQAWIEIHQDELIANWQLAVEGQQVFRVDPLR; this is translated from the coding sequence ATGCCAGTTATTTCTATGTTTTATGGCATAGTCGTTTTGATGTACTACTTTGACAACCAAAAGCATCACACGCCTCATATCCATGTTAAATATCAAGAAGACGAAGCAGTATTGGCGATTCCAGAAGGCAATCTTCTAGAGGGGAAAATCCGTAGCTCAAAACTCAAGTTAGTTCAAGCATGGATTGAAATTCATCAAGACGAACTTATAGCAAACTGGCAATTAGCAGTTGAAGGACAACAAGTGTTTAGAGTAGATCCATTGCGCTAG
- the bioA gene encoding adenosylmethionine--8-amino-7-oxononanoate transaminase — MSHPNIWYPFAQAKTELAPIKIKSAQGIWLELEDGSKIMDCISSWWVNLHGHAHPKIAEAIYKQAQQLEHVIFAGFTHDPAEQLAEALIAKLPPGFSRVFFSDNGSTAVEVALKMAYQYWVNHNQKRQTFLAFEGSYHGDTIGAMSVGGRSLFSDVYRSLLFDVEYLPFPDTYFGDTLIEEKEERILEQLRGKINHSPEQYAGIIVEPLVQGAGGMRMCRPEFIQNLRKIADEFNTLLIFDEVMVGFGRTGDWFACRKANVTPDIICLSKGLTGGTLPLSVTVCSEKIYDAFYSDDPLKALYHGHSYTANPLGCAVALASMELLIENETAFRQMEQLHWTHLQPLLDHPKLERLRVMGTIAAIDIISEQPGYLNPISLHIRQQAIAHKLLLRPLGNVLYLLPPYCITADELALAYQGITAILETV, encoded by the coding sequence ATGTCTCATCCCAACATTTGGTATCCCTTCGCTCAAGCTAAAACCGAACTTGCTCCTATTAAAATTAAGTCGGCACAAGGCATTTGGCTAGAGCTAGAAGATGGCTCTAAAATCATGGATTGTATTTCAAGCTGGTGGGTTAATTTGCACGGTCATGCTCACCCTAAAATTGCCGAAGCGATTTACAAACAAGCGCAACAGTTAGAACACGTTATTTTTGCAGGATTTACCCACGATCCAGCAGAGCAATTAGCAGAGGCTTTAATCGCTAAATTACCTCCAGGTTTTAGCCGAGTTTTTTTTAGTGATAACGGCTCTACGGCGGTGGAAGTTGCGCTAAAAATGGCGTATCAATATTGGGTTAACCATAATCAAAAACGGCAGACTTTTCTTGCGTTTGAAGGCTCCTATCACGGTGATACCATAGGTGCGATGTCGGTGGGAGGGCGATCGCTGTTTTCGGATGTATATCGATCGCTGCTATTTGATGTTGAGTATCTGCCCTTTCCTGATACCTACTTTGGAGACACGCTAATTGAAGAAAAAGAAGAACGTATTTTAGAGCAACTTCGAGGAAAGATAAATCACTCTCCAGAACAATATGCAGGAATAATTGTTGAACCGCTGGTGCAAGGTGCGGGCGGAATGCGGATGTGTAGACCTGAGTTTATTCAAAACCTTAGAAAAATTGCAGATGAATTTAACACTCTATTAATATTTGATGAAGTGATGGTGGGGTTTGGGCGAACAGGAGATTGGTTTGCTTGTCGGAAAGCCAATGTTACACCTGATATCATCTGTTTGTCTAAGGGTTTAACAGGCGGCACATTACCGCTATCAGTGACAGTTTGTTCTGAGAAAATTTATGATGCATTCTACAGCGATGATCCCTTAAAAGCTTTGTATCACGGGCATAGCTATACGGCGAATCCTTTAGGCTGTGCAGTGGCACTCGCTTCGATGGAATTACTGATCGAAAATGAAACAGCTTTTCGCCAAATGGAACAACTGCACTGGACACACCTCCAGCCCTTGCTAGATCATCCTAAGCTAGAGCGTTTGCGAGTGATGGGAACTATTGCCGCGATCGATATTATTTCTGAGCAACCGGGATATTTAAACCCAATTTCGCTGCATATTCGGCAACAGGCGATCGCCCATAAACTCCTGCTGCGACCGCTTGGAAATGTCCTATACTTACTCCCGCCCTACTGCATTACCGCCGATGAATTGGCGCTTGCTTACCAGGGTATTACCGCCATTTTAGAAACGGTGTGA
- a CDS encoding MBL fold metallo-hydrolase, whose translation MYLTWLDSNSWLIEMGGKRILLDPWLVGSLSFGNLTWLFEGKKNIARPIPQDIDLILLSQGLPDHAHPPTLEKLDRAIPVVGSPGGAKVVEKMGYTQVTAIAHGETFTLADQVQIRAFPGSPVGPTLVENGYLLTDLAQNTKLYYEPHGYHSPTLKDVAPVDIVITPIIDLKLPLLGSVIKGSASAVEAAEWLRPQVMLPTAAGGDISFEGLLMSVLKAEGGADELRSLLAQKQLSTQVLEPEAWQRFEVKLSVSV comes from the coding sequence ATGTATCTGACCTGGCTAGACAGCAATTCTTGGCTCATTGAAATGGGTGGAAAACGGATCTTGTTAGACCCCTGGCTGGTTGGTTCTCTCAGCTTCGGCAACCTAACCTGGCTATTTGAGGGTAAAAAAAACATCGCTCGCCCCATCCCCCAAGACATTGATCTAATCCTACTGTCTCAAGGATTACCCGATCACGCGCACCCGCCAACATTGGAGAAACTCGATCGCGCTATTCCTGTTGTGGGTTCACCCGGCGGAGCAAAAGTAGTTGAGAAAATGGGCTATACGCAGGTTACGGCGATCGCTCACGGCGAGACATTTACTCTGGCAGATCAGGTACAAATCCGGGCATTCCCTGGATCGCCGGTAGGGCCGACGCTAGTGGAAAATGGCTATCTACTGACGGATTTGGCGCAGAATACTAAGCTTTACTATGAGCCTCATGGTTATCATTCTCCTACGCTTAAAGATGTGGCTCCAGTTGATATAGTGATTACGCCCATTATTGATCTCAAGCTGCCACTGCTAGGCTCTGTGATTAAGGGGAGCGCTAGTGCGGTTGAGGCGGCAGAATGGCTAAGACCTCAAGTAATGTTGCCGACAGCGGCGGGCGGTGATATTTCGTTTGAGGGGCTGTTGATGTCGGTGTTAAAAGCTGAGGGTGGAGCAGATGAATTGCGATCGCTCTTGGCGCAAAAGCAACTCTCTACCCAAGTCCTCGAACCTGAAGCTTGGCAACGGTTCGAGGTGAAACTCAGCGTATCAGTCTAA
- the bioB gene encoding biotin synthase BioB — MADIRHDWTTAEIQDLLHQPLLDLVYRAQTLHRQYSDRQIQLATLLSVKTGGCAENCAYCPQSAHYETTVQKQPTLPVAEVLASAQKAKDLGASRFCMGWAWREIRDGEAFDQMLEMVQGVKKLGLEACVTAGMLNESQAQRLAAAGLTAYNHNLDTSPENYDNIITTRTYGDRLQTLDHVRQSGVQVCCGGIIGLGETWGDRAQMLQVLATLQPHPESVPINALVAVAGTPLADQPPVDPFDLVRMCATARILMPKARVRLSAGRSRLSDEAQVLCFLAGANSIFYGDKLLTTENPDQDSDRQLLEKIGALEERTLASGYSK; from the coding sequence ATGGCTGATATTCGTCACGACTGGACTACCGCAGAAATCCAAGACCTTCTGCACCAACCGCTTTTAGACTTGGTTTATCGCGCCCAAACTTTGCATCGGCAATATAGCGATCGCCAAATTCAGCTTGCTACATTGCTGAGTGTCAAAACTGGTGGGTGTGCTGAAAACTGCGCCTATTGTCCCCAGTCTGCCCACTACGAAACCACTGTCCAAAAGCAGCCGACTCTGCCCGTAGCGGAAGTTTTAGCGTCTGCGCAAAAAGCCAAGGATTTAGGAGCCAGCCGCTTTTGCATGGGCTGGGCATGGCGCGAAATTCGGGACGGCGAAGCGTTCGACCAAATGCTAGAGATGGTGCAAGGTGTCAAGAAGCTGGGTCTGGAGGCGTGCGTCACGGCGGGAATGCTGAATGAATCTCAGGCGCAACGGTTGGCAGCAGCAGGCTTGACGGCATACAACCATAATTTAGATACCAGCCCCGAAAACTACGACAATATTATTACCACACGCACCTATGGCGATCGTCTCCAAACCCTCGACCATGTGCGGCAATCAGGCGTTCAGGTCTGCTGTGGCGGCATTATTGGCTTGGGTGAAACCTGGGGCGATCGCGCTCAAATGCTGCAAGTTCTCGCTACCCTGCAACCCCATCCTGAAAGCGTTCCGATTAATGCCCTCGTTGCCGTTGCCGGAACGCCCCTAGCCGATCAGCCGCCCGTTGATCCGTTTGACTTGGTGCGAATGTGCGCCACTGCCCGTATCCTCATGCCCAAAGCGCGAGTAAGGTTGAGTGCAGGGCGATCGCGGTTATCGGATGAGGCACAAGTTCTTTGTTTTTTGGCAGGGGCAAACTCAATTTTTTACGGCGATAAGCTATTAACCACAGAAAATCCAGATCAAGATAGCGATCGCCAGCTTTTAGAAAAAATTGGAGCGTTAGAAGAGCGGACTCTAGCTTCTGGGTACTCTAAATAG